From a region of the Verrucomicrobiia bacterium genome:
- a CDS encoding AsmA-like C-terminal region-containing protein translates to MAAKEPRRFWRTCRICFRRFRIAVWSCILILLCCLLYLNQAGIPEFVKKPLLDRLHAQGLDLEFSRIRWRWHRGIVAEQVRFTRAASANGPRFSANEAELQLDYRALLKFHLQVRGLVLRQGELAWELAAAPEGGKLALENINTELRLMPGDLWALENFQAQFAGANLHLGGVVTNASALRMLRPKRRSQEPGAVEEKLQRLAKLLERIHFATTPELHLDFTGDALDLQSFTVRLNINTPDAETPWGSIQNGFLTAVLLPATSNELSHAEITLDAAAARTPWAEVTQLHLNLHLVSLLENTNLAHARASVSADSVVTPWVSARNAQCNAQWSQSLTNPLPASGSGEIQALQLHSNAGRAEQVQLSAAFRPSSLPLPTELEGTWWTNLVPYVVNWKCQLRSVESPKLNLHEASCVGGWSGTNLVLNQITSRLYDGGLDARAAIDVVTRLFTFSGSSDFNPHRISALLTEKSRQWLMQFGWNRAPRLQASGSLHLPAWTNFANADWRGEVRPSIRLDGHFAVNTGSFRGITFDAATSHFSYSNLYWRLPGLVAHRPEGIVRLEHISNEATRDYYFRIHTAIDPLALKPLLGEKQHRVYEILKFPQPPVIDGEIQGRWYDHQSIGARLHIAATNFTVHGESFDNAVGIVEYTNLFVRVIEPKAQRGMEHGSASSLDIDIAARKIYLTNAVGLADPQAVSRAVGPKIGKLMAPYRFHEPVKARVNGVIPMRHERDADLHFELEGTSFEWWKFKLPAVAGRVHWRGEQLELRGIQASFYRGTATGEAAFDFSENDQARYSFDVLANDADLRLLMAGLTGRTNRLEGRLNGRLTITSGISTNLDTINGSGRATLTDGLIWEMPIFGVLSPVLDGVAPGLALGSSRAREGAMTFVITNGVARTEDLEIRASMMRLQYAGALRLDDHRIDARAQAELFRDTWVVGRLLSLTLWPVSKIFEYRFTGTLQEPRSEPVFFVPKVLLLPFHPIRSLKELGPEIPEPKP, encoded by the coding sequence ATGGCTGCAAAGGAACCAAGACGTTTCTGGAGAACCTGCCGCATCTGCTTCCGCCGGTTTCGCATCGCGGTTTGGAGCTGCATCCTGATCCTGCTCTGCTGCCTCTTATACCTGAATCAGGCCGGCATCCCGGAGTTCGTCAAGAAACCATTGCTGGATCGATTGCACGCGCAGGGACTGGACCTTGAGTTCAGCCGGATTCGGTGGCGATGGCATCGCGGGATCGTGGCCGAACAGGTGCGCTTCACCCGTGCCGCCAGTGCGAATGGCCCGCGCTTTTCAGCCAACGAGGCGGAGCTTCAACTGGATTACCGCGCGCTCCTGAAATTTCATCTTCAGGTCCGCGGCCTCGTTCTGCGCCAGGGCGAACTCGCGTGGGAACTCGCGGCGGCACCCGAAGGCGGAAAGCTGGCACTCGAAAACATCAACACGGAGTTGCGACTGATGCCGGGCGATCTCTGGGCGCTGGAAAACTTCCAGGCGCAATTCGCCGGAGCCAACCTCCATCTCGGCGGCGTCGTGACGAACGCGTCCGCACTCCGCATGCTGCGTCCGAAGCGGCGAAGCCAGGAGCCTGGCGCCGTGGAGGAGAAACTGCAGCGGCTCGCAAAACTTCTAGAACGAATTCACTTCGCCACGACCCCGGAATTGCACCTGGATTTCACGGGCGATGCGCTGGACCTGCAAAGTTTCACGGTGCGCCTGAACATCAACACGCCAGACGCCGAAACCCCGTGGGGTTCGATTCAAAACGGCTTCCTCACCGCCGTTCTGCTGCCGGCCACAAGCAACGAATTATCGCACGCAGAAATCACGCTCGATGCTGCCGCGGCCCGAACGCCCTGGGCTGAAGTCACACAGCTGCACCTGAACCTGCACCTGGTTTCCCTGCTTGAAAATACAAACCTCGCCCACGCCCGCGCCTCGGTTTCCGCAGATTCCGTTGTGACGCCATGGGTATCCGCGAGGAACGCACAATGCAACGCACAGTGGAGCCAAAGCCTGACCAATCCCCTGCCCGCTTCTGGAAGCGGCGAAATCCAGGCGTTGCAGCTGCACTCCAACGCGGGCCGCGCCGAACAGGTCCAGCTCAGCGCCGCCTTCCGGCCTTCAAGTCTTCCCTTGCCAACCGAGCTCGAGGGAACCTGGTGGACGAACCTCGTTCCGTATGTCGTGAATTGGAAATGCCAGCTGCGCTCGGTGGAATCGCCCAAGCTGAATCTCCACGAAGCTTCGTGCGTGGGCGGCTGGTCGGGAACCAACCTCGTGCTCAACCAAATTACAAGCCGCCTGTACGATGGCGGACTCGACGCGCGGGCAGCCATCGATGTCGTCACGCGGCTGTTTACGTTTTCCGGTTCTTCCGACTTTAATCCACATCGAATTTCAGCGCTTCTCACGGAGAAAAGCCGGCAATGGCTCATGCAGTTTGGCTGGAACCGCGCTCCTCGACTGCAGGCATCCGGCAGCCTTCACCTGCCTGCCTGGACCAATTTTGCAAACGCGGACTGGCGTGGTGAAGTTCGCCCCAGCATCCGGCTCGACGGCCACTTCGCCGTGAACACGGGAAGCTTTCGCGGGATCACATTCGACGCCGCAACTTCGCATTTCAGTTACTCGAATCTTTATTGGCGCCTGCCCGGCCTCGTTGCGCATCGGCCTGAAGGAATCGTCCGCCTCGAGCACATTTCAAATGAAGCCACCCGTGATTATTACTTTCGAATCCACACTGCCATTGATCCGCTTGCCTTGAAGCCGCTGTTGGGCGAAAAGCAGCACCGAGTTTACGAAATCCTGAAGTTTCCCCAGCCGCCCGTGATCGACGGGGAAATCCAGGGACGCTGGTACGATCACCAAAGCATCGGCGCCCGCCTGCATATCGCGGCCACCAACTTCACCGTTCACGGCGAGTCGTTCGACAACGCGGTGGGAATCGTGGAATACACCAACCTCTTCGTCCGCGTCATCGAGCCGAAGGCACAGCGCGGGATGGAACACGGTTCCGCCAGCAGCCTGGACATCGATATCGCCGCGCGAAAAATCTATCTCACCAACGCGGTCGGGCTTGCGGATCCGCAGGCAGTTTCTCGTGCGGTAGGGCCGAAGATTGGGAAGCTCATGGCTCCCTACCGTTTTCACGAACCCGTCAAGGCGAGGGTGAATGGAGTCATTCCCATGCGCCACGAGCGCGACGCTGACCTGCATTTCGAACTGGAGGGAACCTCGTTTGAGTGGTGGAAATTCAAGCTGCCTGCGGTAGCCGGGCGGGTTCACTGGCGCGGCGAACAATTGGAACTCCGCGGGATCCAAGCCAGCTTTTATCGCGGAACCGCCACAGGCGAGGCGGCGTTTGACTTCTCAGAAAACGATCAGGCCCGATACAGCTTTGATGTCCTGGCCAACGATGCGGACTTGCGATTGTTGATGGCGGGTTTAACCGGCCGCACCAACAGACTGGAGGGCCGGCTGAACGGCCGGCTCACGATCACCAGCGGCATCTCCACAAATCTCGACACGATCAACGGATCAGGCCGCGCAACCCTGACTGACGGACTTATCTGGGAAATGCCGATTTTCGGCGTGCTCTCGCCTGTGCTCGACGGCGTCGCCCCTGGTCTCGCGCTGGGCAGCAGCCGCGCGCGCGAGGGCGCGATGACCTTTGTGATCACCAATGGAGTAGCGCGCACAGAGGACCTCGAAATCCGCGCGTCCATGATGCGCCTGCAATATGCGGGCGCTCTCCGCCTGGACGATCATCGAATTGATGCGCGGGCGCAGGCTGAACTCTTCCGTGATACGTGGGTGGTCGGACGCCTCCTGAGCCTGACGCTCTGGCCCGTGAGCAAGATATTTGAGTATCGATTCACAGGAACATTGCAGGAACCACGGAGCGAGCCCGTGTTCTTTGTGCCTAAGGTATTGCTGCTCCCGTTTCATCCCATCCGTTCGCTCAAGGAACTTGGCCCTGAAATCCCTGAGCCCAAGCCGTAA
- a CDS encoding DUF4340 domain-containing protein → MNSRNTWLWLLLAGSIFAFIFFFERHLSNEPAGPPLVLPSLKPAEIQTIHVQPKNHRGIRVFRTNDVWHMTDPVAYPANSAQIEAFLSALQKLTASPYLSAAELKEIPDADQRFGFDAPFCTLLLNQKRHLILIGNKTPPGDRVYLQVVGVEGVFIVDADLLRLIPQTAGLWRETALADWSSLNFDRLVVTNAGKLLELQLNPSNQLWRMLSPNNVRANSTKVSETLTLLQGARVEQFVTDNAGMDLDAFGLQNPELSLALLRGTNSVLRLDFGKSPTNNAALIFARRADQDTVVAVPRTFIEPWTSAHSHAFRDFFDPHLVALSEIPDAVEIQAEDQFTLQRRTNVWNVVPPGWLADSNLVVQLFANLTNLQVTAAQIEKDIVPTADLPKYGLAQPFRQYTLRKTSVVEGIQTNIVLAQLEFGTNQDKVFARVSGESFVYSVDPGMLRLLPQASWQMRDRHIWDFAMSNVLRITIQQGARQRELVRTNSGKWLHGKGSQGILDDLVSAQIEETVFRLSDLSAAYWAGRGTEHLESFGITADAHKVSIELNSGGTHSVTFGGTAPSQFPYAMTALDGQPWIFEFPWTTYQFVQLYLTIPDVP, encoded by the coding sequence ATGAATTCGCGAAACACCTGGCTATGGCTGCTGCTGGCAGGGAGCATCTTTGCGTTCATCTTCTTCTTTGAACGGCACCTCAGCAACGAACCCGCCGGCCCGCCGCTGGTGCTCCCCAGCCTGAAGCCAGCCGAAATCCAGACCATCCACGTCCAGCCGAAGAACCATCGCGGCATTCGGGTCTTTCGCACCAACGACGTCTGGCACATGACCGATCCGGTGGCTTACCCGGCGAACTCCGCGCAAATTGAGGCCTTTCTATCAGCCCTGCAAAAGCTCACGGCCAGTCCCTACCTGTCCGCGGCCGAGCTCAAGGAAATCCCCGATGCAGACCAGCGCTTCGGCTTCGACGCCCCGTTCTGCACACTGCTTCTCAATCAGAAACGCCATCTCATCCTGATCGGCAACAAGACTCCACCAGGCGACCGCGTTTACCTCCAGGTCGTTGGAGTGGAGGGCGTCTTCATCGTCGATGCCGATCTCCTCCGCCTCATACCGCAAACTGCAGGCCTATGGCGTGAAACCGCGCTCGCGGACTGGAGCTCATTGAATTTCGACCGTTTGGTGGTGACCAATGCAGGCAAGTTGCTGGAGCTGCAATTGAACCCGTCCAACCAGCTCTGGCGCATGCTCTCGCCGAATAATGTTCGCGCGAACAGCACGAAGGTCAGCGAGACCCTCACGCTCCTGCAAGGCGCGCGGGTTGAGCAATTCGTGACGGATAACGCAGGGATGGATCTCGACGCATTCGGGCTTCAGAATCCCGAGCTGAGCCTCGCGCTCCTGCGGGGAACCAATTCGGTCCTGCGCCTCGATTTCGGCAAAAGCCCGACCAACAATGCGGCTCTCATCTTTGCGCGCCGCGCGGACCAGGACACTGTGGTGGCGGTTCCACGCACGTTCATCGAGCCCTGGACCTCCGCGCATTCCCACGCCTTTCGCGATTTCTTCGATCCACATCTGGTTGCGCTGTCAGAAATTCCTGACGCGGTGGAGATTCAGGCGGAAGATCAATTCACACTGCAACGCCGCACCAACGTCTGGAACGTGGTTCCGCCTGGCTGGCTCGCAGACTCAAACCTCGTCGTGCAGTTGTTCGCGAACCTGACCAACCTTCAGGTCACCGCCGCACAGATCGAGAAAGACATTGTGCCCACGGCGGACCTTCCCAAATACGGCCTCGCGCAGCCGTTTCGCCAATACACGCTGCGCAAAACCTCCGTCGTCGAAGGGATCCAGACGAACATCGTCCTGGCCCAGCTTGAATTTGGAACCAATCAGGACAAGGTGTTCGCCCGGGTATCTGGCGAAAGCTTTGTGTATTCCGTCGATCCAGGAATGCTTCGCTTGCTGCCCCAGGCGAGCTGGCAGATGCGCGACAGGCACATCTGGGATTTCGCAATGTCAAACGTGCTCCGCATCACGATTCAGCAGGGCGCTCGGCAGCGCGAGCTGGTGCGCACGAATAGCGGAAAGTGGCTGCATGGAAAGGGGTCGCAGGGAATTCTCGATGACCTCGTCTCCGCGCAAATTGAAGAGACCGTGTTTCGGCTGAGCGACCTTTCGGCGGCCTACTGGGCAGGTCGCGGCACGGAACATCTTGAAAGTTTCGGCATCACCGCTGACGCGCACAAAGTCAGCATCGAATTAAACTCCGGCGGGACGCATTCTGTCACGTTTGGCGGCACCGCTCCTTCGCAGTTTCCTTATGCGATGACGGCATTGGACGGGCAGCCGTGGATTTTTGAGTTTCCGTGGACCACCTACCAGTTCGTTCAGCTGTATCTCACGATCCCGGATGTTCCCTGA